A window of Ranitomeya variabilis isolate aRanVar5 chromosome 2, aRanVar5.hap1, whole genome shotgun sequence contains these coding sequences:
- the LPAR4 gene encoding lysophosphatidic acid receptor 4, whose translation MGNYSNTTCSIDDSFKYNLYGVVYSVVFVLGLITNCASLCVFCFRMKMHNETAIYMTNLAVSDLLFVFTLPFKIFYNFNRHWPFGDTLCKISGTAFLTNIYGSMLFLTCISVDRFLAIVYPFRSRTIRTRRNSAIVCAGVWILVLSGGISASLFSTTNVSNTTTTCFEGFSKSIWKTYLSKITMFIEVVGFLIPLLLNLTCSSLVLRTLRKPATLCQIGTNKEKVLKMIIVHVAIFVVCFVPYNSILFLYALVRSQAIANCSIERFARTMYPITLCIATMNCCFDPFVYYFTSKSFQKSFNINPLIKMDNLFKIDSATKIALPVTQDELTEQMNINNGGDLMLESNFKDSSSI comes from the coding sequence ATGGGAAACTACAGCAATACGACCTGTTCCATCGATGACTCTTTCAAATACAACCTTTACGGAGTGGTTTATAGTGTTGTATTTGTCCTCGGATTGATCACAAACTGTGCTTCTCTCTGTGTCTTCTGCTTTCGAATGAAGATGCACAATGAGACTGCCATTTACATGACCAACCTTGCCGTGTCTGACCTACTGTTTGTATTCACTCTTCCTTTTAAAATATTTTATAATTTCAACCGCCATTGGCCCTTTGGTGACACTTTGTGCAAAATATCAGGCACCGCATTTTTGACAAACATCTATGGTAGCATGCTTTTCCTTACTTGTATCAGTGTAGATCGATTTCTGGCAATCGTTTACCCATTCCGTTCCCGTACCATCAGAACAAGAAGAAATTCTGCCATAGTTTGTGCCGGGGTTTGGATTTTAGTCCTCAGCGGAGGCATTTCTGCATCCCTATTCTCTACCACCAATGTATCCAACACGACTACCACCTGTTTTGAAGGCTTCTCGAAAAGCATCTGGAAAACCTATTTGTCGAAAATCACCATGTTCATAGAAGTGGTTGGATTTCTTATTCCCTTGCTCCTCAACCTTACTTGCTCCTCTTTGGTTTTAAGGACTCTAAGGAAACCAGCAACCTTGTGTCAGATAGGAACCAACAAAGAAAAAGTCTTGAAGATGATCATTGTCCACGTTGCCATCTTTGTTGTGTGTTTTGTGCCGTACAATTCCATCCTTTTTCTTTACGCTTTGGTACGCTCACAGGCAATAGCCAACTGCTCTATTGAAAGATTTGCACGGACCATGTACCCGATTACCTTGTGTATTGCGACAATGAATTGTTGTTTTGACCCTTTTGTATATTACTTTACCTCCAAATCTTTTCAAAAGTCCTTTAACATCAACCCTTTAATCAAGATGGATAATCTTTTCAAGATCGACTCTGCAACGAAAATTGCTTTGCCAGTAACTCAAGATGAACTAACTGAGCAAATGAACATTAACAACGGAGGGGATTTGATGTTGGAGTCTAATTTTAAGGATTCAAGTTCCATATAA